In the Caenorhabditis elegans chromosome X genome, one interval contains:
- the C46F2.1 gene encoding uncharacterized protein (Confirmed by transcript evidence) — translation MVFCVTVLVASCFVSIHSQVMFEELAMGDRFGAYLFNSGYKESEREFRNLQRSRNRAFREIRAQRRSSPSHWGYGQMLSDNAIFMGELSCQSLTEFGDEINVDDSQFTKELEIRSVTAVDVETKEKYPVVVRGKDFVVYRKKFNEINGLIMFTITISYYGCFPLGRSCYAITEYPGTFKKVVPHINTKKHTTHHKHHSNHSTMHHESQKLTFKSLNLLSLPHKKDCTWTSFLDFWPINKLIYSD, via the exons ATGGTTTTCTGCGTAACTGTGCTAGTGGCATCATGTTTTGTTAGCATCCATTCACAAGTGATGTTTGAAGAACTTGCAATGGGTGACCGATTTGGCGCATATCTGTTTAACAGTGGATATAAGGAATCAGAAAGGGAATTTAGAAACTTACaa aggtCACGCAATCGTGCATTCAGAGAAATCCGAGCACAAAGACGAAGTTCACCGAGTCATTGGGGATATGGTCAAATGCTATCGGATAATGCTATTTTCATGGGAGAACTGTCTTGTCAAAGTTTGACGGAATTTGGCGATGAGATAAATGTTGATGACAGCCAATTCACAAAGGAACTTGAAATTCGTAGTGTCACAGCAGTTGACGTTGAAA caaaggAGAAGTATCCTGTTGTTGTCAGAGGTAAAGATTTCGTTGTCTACCGCAAAAAGTTCAACGAAATAAATGGACTTATCATGTTTACGATAACCATAAGTTACTATGGTTGTTTTCCCTTGGGT AGATCCTGCTATGCAATCACAGAATACCCAGggacatttaaaaaagtggtACCACACATCAATACTAAGAAACACACAACTCATCACAAACATCACTCAAATCATTCAACTATGCACCATGAATCACAAAAGCTCACATTCAAATCGCTCAACCTTCTTTCATTACCACACAAAAAAGATTGCACATGGACtagttttcttgatttctggCCAATcaacaaattaatttattcCGATTAA
- the K07E3.4 gene encoding formate--tetrahydrofolate ligase (Confirmed by transcript evidence): MSTWNVEYLKPTLLTPVPSDIAISRAQPPKDIEKVAGEIGIKQEELDLYGRKKAKVSLDILDRLSEVKNGKYVVVAGITPTPLGEGKSTTTIGLVQALGAHLHKKVFACVRQPSQGPTFGIKGGAAGGGYSQVIPMEEFNLHLTGDIHAITAANNLLAAAIDARMFHESTQATDALFNRLAPKNKKGVRPLSEIQLRRLDRLGIPRVDDAENLSEEQRVSFARLNIDPATITWNRVMDTNDRFLRKIEIGMGPNEKGHTRTTQFDITVASELMAILALTTSLADMQERIARIVIGSDKAGNPVTADDIGVTGALTVLMRDTVRPNLMQTLEGTPVFVHAGPFANIAHGQSSILADKVALKLAGPDGFVITEAGFGADIGMEKFFNIKCRYSGLQPSAVVLVATVRALKMHGGGPSVVAGAPLKHEYLDENIPLVEGGCDSNLRKQIENANKFGIPVVVCVNKFATDTDKELELVCSKAKEYGAFDAVVSEHWSQGGAGAVALANSLVNATTGHPKQFKFLYNLDLSLEDKIATIAKEIYGADGIELSDEAKQKLERYTRQGFSKLPICMAKTHLSLSSDPTKKGAPTGFTLPIRDVRASVGAGFIYPLVGEMTTMPGLNTRPCFYDITIDPVTEIIDGLF; encoded by the exons ATG agcaCATGGAATGTTGAATACTTGAAGCCCACCCTGTTAACTCCTGTTCCATCGGATATTGCTATTTCGAGAGCTCAACCACCAAAGGACATCGAAAAG gtaGCTGGGGAAATTGGAATCAAACAAGAAGAGCTTGACCTTTATGGACGCAAGAAGGCAAAGGTTTCTCTTGACATTTTGGATAGACTGAGCGAGGTTAAAAATGGAAAGTACGTTGTAGTTGCTGGTATTACGCCAACACCTCTTGGAGAAGGAAAATCCACAACGACAATCGGACTAGTTCAAGCTCTCGGAGCTCATCTTCACAAAAAGGTGTTCGCATGTGTACGCCAGCCATCGCAAGGACCAACGTTTGGAATTAAAGGAGGAGCTGCTGGAGGAGGATACTCTCAGGTTATTCCGATGGAGGAGTTCAATCTTCATTTGACAGGAGATATCCATGCAATTACTGCAGCCAATAATCTTCTTGCTGCTGCAATCGATGCTAGAATGTTCCATGAGTCAACCCAAGCAACTGATGCACTATTCAACAGATTGGCACCAAAGAACAAGAAGG GAGTCCGCCCACTTTCGGAGATCCAACTTCGTCGCCTCGACCGTCTTGGAATCCCACGTGTAGATGATGCTGAAAATCTTAGCGAAGAGCAGAGAGTTAGCTTTGCTCGTCTCAACATAGATCCTGCAACTATCACCTGGAACCGTGTGATGGATACGAACGATAGATTCTTAAGAAAGATTGAAATTGGAATGGGACCGAATGAGAAGGGACACACCCGAACTACTCAGTTTGATATTACTGTTGCTAGTGAG CTCATGGCGATTCTTGCGTTGACAACTTCTCTCGCTGATATGCAAGAAAGAATTGCACGAATTGTGATCGGATCCGACAAGGCTGGCAATCCAGTAACCGCTGATGATATTGGAGTAACTGGGGCTTTGACAGTTCTTATGCGAGACACCGTTCGCCCAAACCTGATGCAAACTTTGGAGGGTACTCCGGTTTTTGTCCATGCCGGACCCTTCGCTAATATTGCACATGGACAAAGCAGTATTCTTGCTGACAAGGTTGCTTTGAAACTTGCCGGACCCGACGGATTTGTGATCACTGAAGCTGGATTCGGAGCCGATATCGGAATGGAGAAGTTCTTCAACATCAAGTGCCGTTACTCGGGACTTCAGCCATCAGCAGTTGTCCTTGTAGCAACTGTAAGAGCTCTTAAGATGCATGGAGGTGGTCCATCTGTTGTAGCAGGAGCTCCACTGAAACACGAATACCTTGACGAAAACATTCCACTTGTTGAAGGAGGATGCGATTCAAATCTTAGAAAGCAGATTGAGAATGCAAACAAATTTGGAATCCCTGTTGTTGTCTGCGTGAACAAGTTCGCAACCGATACCGACAAGGAGTTGGAACTTGTTTGCTCCAAGGCCAAGGAATACGGAGCATTTGATGCAGTGGTTTCCGAACACTGGTCACAAGGAGGCGCTGGTGCGGTTGCTCTCGCCAATTCTCTGGTCAATGCTACAACTGGACATCCAAAGCAATTCAAATTCCTTTACAACCTGGATTTGTCATTGGAAGACAAGATCGCTACTATCGCCAAAGAAATCTATGGTGCTGATGGCATTGAACTATCTGACGAGGCCAAACAGAAATTGGAAAGATACACAAGACAGGGATTCTCGAAGTTGCCAATTTGTATGGCAAAAACTCATTTGTCCCTTTCATCAGACCCAACAAAGAAGGGTGCTCCAACTG GTTTCACACTTCCGATTCGCGACGTGCGTGCATCCGTTGGAGCTGGATTCATTTACCCATTGGTTGGTGAAATGACCACAATGCCAGGACTCAACACTCGTCCGTGCTTCTACGACATCACCATTGACCCAGTCACTGAGATCATTGATGGGCTATTCTAA
- the dao-3 gene encoding C-1-tetrahydrofolate synthase, cytoplasmic (Confirmed by transcript evidence): MVAEIVSGLEYSKKVLHDVGQKIAKTREHHPNFHAVLAIVQVGNRSDSNVYINSKLKKAKEIGADGKLIKLPDTITQGDLKREIMALNHDNEIDGIIIQLPLDCKHEIDADSVIDLIDPLKDVDGLTRINAGRLARGELQRTIFPCTPFGCLYLVQQATGDANFVSGKEVVVLGRSKIVGSPAAALFLWHHGTVTICHSKTPNLKEKCLRADILIVAIGRKHFVKADWIKPGAFVIDCGINVGDDPNSRKIYGDVDTEAAKEVAGFLTPVPGGVGPMTVAMLIRNTFEQAKRRRLGQKDDDDE, encoded by the exons atggTCGCGGAGATCGTCAGTGGACTCGAGTACTCAAAAAAGGTTCTTCACGATGTCGGAcagaaaatcgcaaaaaccCGTGAGCACcacccaaattttcatgcaGTATTGGCAATTGTTCAG GTTGGAAATCGTTCAGACTCCAATGTGTACATTAAttccaaactgaaaaaagcaaaGGAAATCGGAGCAGATGGAAAACTCATTAAGTTGCCAGACACCATCACTCAAGGAGATTTGAAGCGAGAGATTATGGCTCTTAATCATGACAACGAGATTGACGGAATTATCATTCAG CTTCCACTGGACTGCAAGCACGAAATCGACGCAGACTCTGTTATCGACTTGATTGACCCATTGAAAGATGTCGATGGACTGACTCGTATCAATGCTGGACGTTTGGCTCGTGGAGAACTCCAGCGTACGATCTTTCCTTGCACTCCGTTTGGATGCTTGTACTTGGTTCAACAGGCAACTGGTGATGCCAACTTTGTGTCTGGAAAGGAGGTGGTTGTTTTGGGACGCTCGAAAATTGTCGGATCTCCAGCCGCTGCGCTTTTCTTGTGGCATCATGGAACTGTGACAATCTGCCActcaaaaactccaaatctCAAGGAGAAATGCCTGAGAGCAGATATTTTGATTGTGGCAATTGGGAGAAAACATTTCGTCAAAG CTGATTGGATCAAGCCTGGCGCATTCGTCATCGACTGTGGAATCAACGTTGGTGACGACCCAAACTCACGCAAAATTTACGGAGATGTTGACACAGAAGCCGCAAAGGAAGTCGCCGGATTCCTCACACCTGTCCCCGGAGGCGTTGGACCAATGACTGTTGCCATGCTCATCCGTAACACATTTGAGCAGGCTAAGAGACGACGTCTTGGACAAAAG GATGACGATGATGAGTGA
- the vem-1 gene encoding Protein vem-1 (Confirmed by transcript evidence) — MDLSSWFEFTMYDAVFLVVVLGFFFYWLTRSEQPLPAPPKELAPLPMSDMTVEELRKYDGVKNEHILFGLNGTIYDVTRGKGFYGPGKAYGTLAGHDATRALGTMDQNAVSSEWDDHTGISADEQETANEWETQFKFKYLTVGRLVKNSSEKADYGNRKSFVRGAESLDSIINGGDEGTKKDN; from the exons ATGGATCTTAGCTCTTGGTTTGAATTCACAATGTACGACGCGGTCTTCCTTGTCGTCGTTCTCGGATTCTTTTTCTACTGGCTCACCAGATCCGAGCAACCGCTCCCAGCTCCACCAAAAGAA CTCGCCCCATTGCCAATGTCCGATATGACAGTTGAAGAGCTGCGCAAGTACGATGGTGTCAAAAATGAGCACATTCTGTTTGGACTCAACGGAACTATCTATGACGTGACTCGCGGAAAAGGATTTTACGGACCAGGAAAAGCCTACGGTACACTTGCCGGGCATGACGCTACCCGCGCGCTTGGAACCATGGACCAGAATGCTGTTTCTAGCGAGTGGGATGATCATACTGGAATCTCTGCTGACGAGCAG GAAACCGCCAACGAATGGGAGACACAGTTCAAATTCAAGTACTTGACTGTTGGACGTCTGGTAAAGAATAGCTCGGAAAAAGCAGATTATGGAAATAGAAAATCGTTTGTTCGTGGAGCCGAGTCTTTGGATTCGATTATCAATGGTGGCGACGAGGGCACAAAAAAGGATAACTAA